TACGGGGTCCTACTGAATTTGTTTTAGATTTCTTCTTGGCTCATTTTAGTGTGTTTGTGTTGTTCCCCGTATGTCGAAAGCTGGCTTGTGGAgtgaaaaaaaatagcaaagtaAGAAACACAAGAAAGATAAGGAAATAAAGCTCATTAGGACATAGATGCAACTGGCGAGGCCAGATTTTAGGGAGAGAAGGGACTTATGAAGCTTTTAATTCTGGTGCTGTTCCACCACAGCGAAATGCtgtctgtttataagatgactcTTAGGGTTACCACGTCTCAGGGCACCAGATGAAGTCTCAGAGAACTGctttatttctccagctgtaaaGGCAGGGAGATAAATCTCAGGATGAACTgtgctggaggaaaagaaaagttgTTTTCTTGATGGCCACGCACCTCCTTCAATTCCCAGAGGGCATCAGGGCTCACTGGCTTAAGTGTGAACATGTTTGTGTGCCTGTTGCATTTGCACAACACTGGTGCATCATAAAGCCAAGAATCGGGAGGAATTTCAGGAGGGGGAAGGAACTTGGACCtgttgtgccatttggagcaaggaaGGGAGTGTGCCATGGCCATGTAATCTGCACATCTTACCAGTAATTGCTCCCTCGTTTCTGGGTCATCACATCACCCACTTAGCTGGGGTTTGCTCACATCCTGACCCTAAATTTGCCAATTTCTGGAAACTAATGGGCCCACAAGCAGAGCCAGATCCCAACCAATGCTTCCTTGAACAGACTCTATAAAATCTCAAGGAACCACCCTTGTGATATCATACGAGCTTGCTCCCTAGATCTTAAGTTCGGGCCCTGAGATCTCAAGGAAAGGAAAGCTATTGACTCGGTTGGCCCAGGAGCTGTGTGTCCTACTTTACAGTCCTTTGTATGAATGGGGTTTCAGTCCAACTACAGTAAAGTGCTTGAGTCTTTCCTATAACCATTAGTACCAAAACAGCACATTAAGTGTGCATATAAGTTATCTGGTCACAGTCTTCCTCTTCTGTATCAGAAGCCAGATGTTGCCTAGTCCATGAGTATAGAAAGTGTGATCCTCCAGAAATTgatagactacaattcccatcagtcttAACCATCATTGCTAAAAGCAAGGAACATTGGAAGCTACAGCCCAACGGTGTCTGGAGACTCACTTTTTGCCAGATGTTAGTCTAGCACAGACctgagcaaagtgcagccctccagatgatgctgaactgcaaatcccaacactcctcactattggctgtgtgggctaggattgctgggagttgcagttcagcaacatctggagggccacattttgcccaggtctggtctagCAGAAGGGAACCGAGATGCCTATAGGGATAGGTTCACACATCTGTTGGGTGAAGGCATGGCCAGTTATGGAATAAAGGCTCGTAAGTAAATGAGTAAAAGTCCCTAAGTAGATCTTTCCTCAAGTGACTCTGATGGCCTGCAGTTGGGGCTCTGAAGACGTCAGTAAGTCCATGGGGCATCTCCTAACCCAGCATTTGCTTTCCTCCCTCTTACAGCCAATGAAACGAATAAACtgagagaggaaaacaggaacTTGAAGGAAGAACTGAAGAGGCTTTGCGGCACAGAGTAAGCTTTCCTAACTTGTGCTGAatacctggcattttgaattccTCAAGGTCCAATCCAGTTATGGCAGGTTGGCCATGACAGAGTCCTTTCTTTCTTGAGGGATTTGATACTTGTCATGGAAGCTGGGGGTGAGTCTTCCTCCTAAAGCTTCATTGTGTGACATGACACCTTGAGCTGTTCCAGTCCTAAATTTGGGGAGTTCAAAGTGTGATCCATTGAAAAAAGTTCAAGAGCTGTTCACTTGTTTCACGCTTCTTGTCAAGAGAAAGGAGCTTTCCTGTTTCTTTAGGAAAGAGGTTGAGTTCTCAATGAGCTGAGGATATCTGTATCTCACCATGTGGGGTCTCATCTAATTGAATACCCTTCCACCTATAGTGGAATGTAGGTAACCTGCCCAGACCTCAAAAACTTTGCCAGAAAAACCTACCCCTTTTGtgttgggtgtgggtgtgtttcaACCTCCCCCaatcaccaacacacacacacaccagcgcAAAACAGAAAGCTCCAGACAAGAAGTAGACATCTGGGCATTTCACTTTCTCCATTTTGCTCTGGTTTTATACAATTTTGCCCATTCGTGGGCCAGCTGCAAACCCTGGAGAGCTTTGGTGGTGaatttttgtccccccccccaggcccacCAAAGTTGCCCCCAACCCTTACTCCAAAGTAAGCCCTTCAAGAAGAAAGATAGCAGGTCTGGTGGGAAATGAACTCCTTCCTACCATTAAGTTTTCTGCTTGATGATTTGCTTAATGTCATTTGCCACCTTTATATCTCATTTTACATTGGGTAATATATCCAATAGTTCAAAATACTGTAGTGTTTCCAAGCAGATTCTGGTGTGCCTTCCTAAAGCTGAACAAATgcttctttattttgtattggtCACTTGTTATGCTTGCTGGTGTGTGAAAACCCCAGCATCACATTTCTGTACTTTAAGCAGTGATATGAGATATTTCTTGTTGTACTCTGTGACACATAGCTCAACATGCAGCACCAAGCGCTTACGGCAGCTTCTCAACTTGTCACGGTTCAGCCTTAAGATTTACGCCAATTGCTTTAAGCTGGTGTAAAACcgtaataggattctagccaattttGTATTGAAATGTATCCAGGACTCTTCAGGATGGAAATATCTTTTGGCCTGCTTCTCAGTCTGTTGTGTGCCTTAAAACATTACCTAAGCTGCATCTCCCACAGCAATTAACCTGTTGAGGGGAAGTAGCCACATAAGATTTTAGTCGTGTTGCAGTGAAATTAACTGAACAACAGTGAACAGCACTGAAGTGCATTTTAATGGAGAACCTGCACTGTAGAAAGTAAATTTAACTGATTTAACTACCACCAGGTGGCAGCCTTGCTCTGCTTAAATCTGGCATAATAAATACGATAGCAAGTCTTGAGATAAGAAGGGCTATCCCCTAGCCTTGGCTTGCTGCATGATTGCAAATGTTTCTCtacccgtctctctctctctctctctctctctctctctctctctctctctctctctctctatctatctatctatctatctatctatctatctatcgcaaAATAGTAAACCGTTCAAAATCCCGTCGAGAAAAAGAGTGTAGTTACAAATTTTTTCATTGCTGCAATTGATCCCTTTGGACCAAACGAGAGAACCACTTTTGATTTCCTACTGCAAGGTGTGCTATTGTGCAGTTCGGCCTACGAAAGGGGCATTGTGCCCAGCAGTTTAGTGGTAAATTTGGAGGTCATCATGAGAGTCCCCACTGCCAGACATAACACATAAGAAGAGTCCCAAAAAGGCCAGTAGCTGGACTAGTCCATACGAGCAAAGCAGGACTTTTGACTAATGAATCTCTCTTAATTGTCCGTTCAAGACCAGAGCACTCTCAAATATTTTGTATTACAATCCGgacagattgcaaaaatataccGTTCAGGAGAAGATCCATGTCTTTTATCGCTATTGTGATCATTGCAGCACAGCTGAGAATAAACAGATGAATCTGAGATAGGGGGACAATTTCGTAGTCCCTAATTGCTACCTAAATAGTCTTAGGGCTTTCCTGCTGTCAGACCTGCCTGCCCTGCAGCTCCTGTCATGCCTAGTCAATGGGAGAGTTGGACTGTGCAGGACCAGTTTCTCCAAAATATCACTGGCATTCTGAAGTTACAGAGTCAGTGTTTCTGTACAGCCAGCAAAGTTGTCCCTCTCTGCTCCTTGGCAGGGCATGAGAAACTTTTTTTTCATCTCCAAACACGATGGGCAAGAAATGAAAAGCCCTAACAGCTTTGAAGATTCCACCACCCATCCCTCTGAGCCTTTCATGAGGCTTTTCACTGTTCTGAGGCACCCAGGTAGATCAGCTTTAAACACTCCTGTGCTGTGGTCACAAACTGCTTCTCAAGCAaggagaggacaagatggataaAGAATCAAGCAACATACATGTAAAGAGTAACCAAATTTCTTGCCTCTGCTCCTGATACCCAGGGTTCACTCCGACAGATGTCCTTCTCTGTCCATCCCTTTCTACTGTCTTTCACCCATCCATTGGTGTCTTTTGTGTTTCCACAGGGAGAAGCCAAGATCTTTCAAGGGACCATCAAGAGAAGGAAGTGCTACCCCAGACTCACCACTACCCTTGGTCTCCGTGCGGAGTAGGAAATCAAGCCCTAAGAAGACTGCAGGCAATGAGGCAGAAGATGAGAGTGGTGAACTCGTTGGCCATCCGCTGGCAGGAGGCACGTTCTCCCAAGGATTTGGGTCTATAGTCCTTCCTGACCATTGAGACCTGCACAAGAAAGCTGTCCTTTATCTGGAGTTGTTTGATTCGCCTTCCACTTTCATGCTGAGATGAACTGTTTTCTGCTAGGTTGACCTTGAACCTCATAATGCAAAGCTCTGAAAAGTGGCTCCTGGGAActttacaagtcccagaatcccctaaccagCACCTCCGAGaaatgttggatagctcagtggttttagcatctggctgcagagccagaggttcgaatccccagtgggcctccttgacaggggccggacttgatggtccatagggtcccttccagctctgcagttctaagatgattatgatgattccCATTCTCTCCTACCTTCTCTGTAGCAGTTTAtagatttgtttctcttttttttaaaaaaaataaattgtgtgTGCAATAGCCATATCAGCCTGTTGCAATGAAACTAACAAAAGTCTTATAGCAATATAAAGACTACTGTGTTTCTTGAGCATGCATTTTCAGGGAGGTTAGcgcacttcatcagatgcacctTATGTGCAATAAAATTGCCAAACTCTACCGCCAACCTGTGTTCCCCTGCTTAAGAGAGAACCACCACTAGTATTAAGGAGCGGTGCTCAGGGTCTCTGTGTTGGATTTTGGCCCATGCATGGTTCTTGCTAGCTCACAAGGAAAATGACCATCCCTCTTAAAAAAGCTCAGGATTATTCTTGGTATTCCAGCTCCTTTGTCCTGAAAGAGGCTTTGATAACCCATGAAGTCAGAATGATGTCTATGGTTAATATGTGACAgcagtgtttctctctctcttttttctagcTCAGTCTCCAGAACAGAGAATTACTTCTCCTTGTGCCAGGATCTCTCCTAACGTTCTCCAGGGAGAGCATGCTCTGGAGTTGGTAAGCATTTCAACCCATCCTTActcatttttcctccttttgATCCTTGACTTTATGCTGAGAATTCTGAACAAGAGATAAATTTTCAGTATCAGCTGAAAACGTGCAAGAATAAGATCCCAGCATTTAGATTATTTATACTCAAGTTTCCCCGTTCATCACGGAAGCTCTATCTAAGTCAAGAAGCTTTTCTCTCCAAATGTTCTGGATTTCCAAATGTTCTGGATTTCCACTCCCATAATTTCTTACCTTTCTCTATGCTAACTAGGGGTGACAAGTTGAAATTTGAGTATTcagttcttaaaagaaaaaaaaaccttcagtttTATAATTGTAGGCTATTGTGCGTCTGTCTGTACCCACAATttgaaacaccaggaaatggtccaatattgctgcacaatattgtgcctgagTTGTcagccaggaaaaaaaggatgctaagcaAAGGGCTGCATGAATGTAcccaacaccaatggcagcattcaagatggtctacaggatcccctcttgggCTGACTACAACTCACAAAGtaacaccatgcaagggaaagtCTCAGAAGCTGacaccttttttcatcagttaatcacttctcacccaaacacaaagcaatggtcagtGGGCTGTTGTTTTTCAAGAAATGGGAATGGGATTCTGGAGaagtaattaaaaaataaacttttcataGCTCTGCCTAAACTTTCTGGTAGCTCTGCCAAAATGCCCCATACCTTTCTTCTGCTCCTCGCCTAATAACCCTCCATCTGCCAGTCTCTGAGGTGCCAAAGACTGAAAGAGAGTTTATCACCCTGACCCTACACTCATCAACTCACTTCCAGCTGTGCACTGTGCTCATTCAATCCTGTGTGTTTTAAGATGGAAGTCCACTCAAAGTGGAGTCCAGCAAATTTGGGGGAAGTGAGTCTTCAAAACAGATTCTCTTTAAGAATTCAATTCCCTTCATTGTTGTCCTGAAaatttaattggggggggggatggattaGAAACCACTGAAGTGCCTGGAAATCTGAATCTTCACTTATACTCAACATCCATATTTGCAAGCCACTAGATGTTTTACACTATAGCAAatttctggaggcttttcttgTCTTAGCTGTGCGTgaacatgtacagtggggtcttgacttaagaacggctcgagttaagaacattttgacttaagaaccactctcataggaaaatattgacttgacttaagtacttagatttgagttaagaactgaaaaaaaaccacgtgggaggcagggaaagtgcaaaatgtgaactttcagttaactgttggccagtgaaaagtgtgcctgtctgcttcctcactcctcccagcgtttagagagtggattgggagacagtcttcagactgcctggtcctggactgcctggactgtattttccctgccttccctgaacctttcttgacctaagaaaaaaagaaacaaaatatccccctctagtggtcgaaggcggaatagcagcttcccattaatttctatggacggaaaagagcagatacggatcaaatggttctcaatgcattcctatgggaaatgcagatttgacctgagaactttttgacttgagaaccgccttccaatacggattaagttctcaagtcaagaccccactgtatcttacaACCATCATCTTTGTTTAGATGTACTTTGCTAGATTGGATCAATGTCTTTTATATCAAGATCTTAGCTACCTCAAGACTCAATATCTTCCTTGTGCAGCTGcaactaaaaacaaaaattaggAACTCTAAATAAAACGGTAGATCTCTTGGTTCACCACTCCGGTTGGATGGTGAATCTAGAAGCAGGAATAGTGAAAAACTTTGGCTTGAAGTGGGAATTCTGTCCAGGTCTCTATCTCTCAAAAATGTGGAGCAGGATTTTCCCACTTCCCCCAGGTTGCTCTTTTTCTCTATCCACCTAAAAATTGCAGGCAGGAAATCATGAAATCAAGCCTCGTTTCCCCTCTTATGGTCTGTTATTAGAGTTCTCAGAGGATAGCAAACCAACTGCATGGGACAATTGCATTGCTGAGGTCACGATCCAGCTCACAGGAAAGTGATGGGACAGGAAAGGCCACACCGCCCCTTGCAAGCCAAACGCCACCATCTCCACAGACGGATCAGAGCACCAGCTTTGAAGAGTAAGTAAGAGCTCCAGAAAAGAGTCCAATCCAAGCCGAGtcaccagtgcgacttaagacCGACTTGACAGAGAGTCCCGTCACTCAAATCCCCACCCATGCTGGGTTTTGTAATCTTCCATTTACAAGGGTAGAAAAACATTGAGTTCCTTGTCTTAcggtggggggagggagacatGAAGCCCCTGTTCTTCACCCAATTGCTTAGGAAACAGTATGCAGAGCTTGAATGTTACTTCCCCAAAGTAATCGGTTACTTTTTAGTCATATACCCAGAGTCCCAAAAAGTATTTAGCTCCCGTTGTGCTTATAATTTTTGGAAAGCGACAATTTGCCTCCCTGTTtctcaaaaataactaaaatggTTATTAATGTAGTTTTACTTTGAAAACCAGTGCTGACCACCTCAGCCGTGGTGTGAGTGGGCCAGAGTCTTCACTGTGCCACAGCCAAAACAGACAGCAACTGCTATGTGCATCCAGGGTCAATGTCAGAAGGATGAAGATGGAGGGGCCCTTTCAGCTTGTaccaaagggagggagaaagagggagagagaaagaggaaggagagggcgagaggggagggagagggagggagggagggagaaagagggagagagaaagaggaaggagagagtggggagggagagagggagggagggagaaggagagggagagggaggaagggagggagaaggagagggagagagggagggagagggagggagggagaaggagagggagagggaggaagggagggagaaggagaggtagggagggagagagaaagagggagggagaaagagaaaggagagggagagaggggagggagagaaagagagagggagggagaaaaaggtaggaagagagagggagggagggagggagaaagaggtaGGAAGGGACAAGAAGGGAGggtgaaggagagggaaagagggagagagggagggagggtgaaggagagggagagggagggagggagggagaaggagaggtaGAGAGGGGGACGGAGGGAGAAAGAtgtaggaagagagaaggagggagggaggacaaaggagagggagagagggagggagagaaggagaaggagagggagagggagggagggagagagagggagggagggtgaaggagagggagagagagggaggaaaaaagaggtaggaagagagaaggagggagggaggaagggagggtgaaggagagggtgaaggagagggagggagggagggagggagaaagaggtaggaagagagaaggagggagggaggaagggagggtgaaggagagggtgaaggagagggagggagggagggagggagggagaaagaggtaggaagagagaaggagggaaggagggagggcaaaggagagggagagagggagggagagagggagggagaaggagagggagaaagggagggagagagggagggataggggaagggagagagagggagataggGACTGGTCATTGGGTGGATCTGGAATTCAGTTCTGCATCACAGCCACCTTTATAAAGTGTCTGTGGCGGTCATGTACATTGCTTGTTCCTCTTTGACTGGCAAATTCAAGCTTCATGCAGGAATTGGTAAGTTTAATTGTTTGCTAGCAGGGTTTATCTACAACTCTCCCAGTCTTCTAATATAGGCCttcaggaagattttttttttctagagaagAAGGAGAGGTCTAGAGGATGGGACAACACGTAGTGGGTTTGCCGTGACAGAATAAACAAAAGAGTACTGGATCAGAATCGTGTTGTGGCAAAAAACTGAGATATTGATACTGCCATCACTGCATTCTGTCTCGGTCGACCAAAATGTatcagtacagtaggaccactgtatctgcaggatcagtacctGTGATTTCACTTAtctactgcctgaaaatattacatatttttaaaaaaccagaaatacatGTGTCCAAGTTGTAGTACCAGAACTGGCctctagagggaaccagagactgtgctaaataccagaggtccccaaccacAGAAATAAATCTCCAGCCCCCCCTTGTacagatgcatgcatgccccTCCTTCGCACGCATGACCCCTCCCATGTGTGCATGGCCCCTCCCatggcccctcccatgcacacataGACACACCCCACCCAAACACTAAACCGGTCCGTGGAGGCAAAAAGTTTGGGGACAACTGCTATATACAGTATGACCCCTGTatctatgggatcagtatccatggtttcacttatccatgagctgaaaatatttaaaaatattttttaaagatccagaaaaaaatatttgtaggtTTAAGACCAAaacaggccactagagggtgccagagaacATGCTACTcgttagaatacagtggtgcctcgcttaacgacgataatccgttccaggaaaatagccgttaagcgaaaacattgtaaaacaaaattaaaaactccattgaaatgcatcgaaacccgttcaatgcattccaatggggtaaaaactcaccgtccagcaaagatcctccatacggtggccatttttgctgcctgtatagtgaggaatccgtccctaatcgcagcggggagccattttaagcacccgttggccgttttgaaaacctgacaatcagctgttttgattgtcgtaatgcgaagaatcagttcccgaagcaaagaactgatcttcgcaaagcgaaaaaacccatttagaccatcgttttgcgatcgcaatttcGATCGCAAAACGATCATCGTACAGCtatttcatcgtaatgtggggcaatcgttaagcgaggtaccactgtacctgttACTGAAGAATACATAGaatggtctctggcaccctctactagcctgttctggtaatacatgtgaacaTATTATATCTTGattttttcctttgtgtgtgtgtgtgtgcgcgcgtgcatgcGGAcgcgcacacatgcatgtgtgtaaCTGTGGACAGTAGAGAACACTATGTGGCTTGGAATAAATTCCAGGCAGATATGGGGGTTTCTATATCCACGCTTTCTGGCATCTGTAGGGGAGGGGGGTTCATGAATAACCCCATCCTACTGTATAGGTGGAAAAAAGGCAGCCAAAATGAAGCACTTCCTGTGCCAATTGAAACTGTGGCTTTTAACAGGTGTTGAAATAGTGATGATAAGAATATCtggatgttcccccccccccagttatttcAGAGCCAGCAAATCAGACCGCCATGAAATTGCTTCATCTTACGAGAGGCTGAAGCTCGCCACCAGGAAGGAGCAACTCTCCCTCCTCAACCAACACTTTGCCCTGCATCATCTTGGAGTCCGGAACAACCCCAACAGCAAAGAAAATAGTTTCCTACCTCACTTATTGGTGCCAAGAGAAGTGGGAGGCCGAAGAAGGTCACAAGACGAGTGGGAGGACCCCACTGCCCTCTTGAACTTGCCTGGTGCAGTGATGTACATGAAGGACCACCACCTGGAGAACAGGTTCCATCTTCTTAAGCACCAAGAGAAGCTCCACTCTTTATTGACAGAAAAGCAGCTACAAGAATGTAAAGCCAGAACGCAGGAGAGCTCGGATCAGACCCCACAGCGATCATCTCCCCCACCGCCGAGGATTGGCAAGGAGTGCAAAAAGGAGAGAGTCTTTTTGGAAGAGTCTCCCCATGAGATGCTGGGCAAATTGCTCTCGTTCCACAAGGAGGACCTGGAACAAGCAGAAGAGGCAGAGGCTGTGAGGGACTATTTCACTGATGCACCGCTGGACTTATCAGATtctgggagaggaagaggaagcatgAAGGCCGGCAACTGTCCACCGACTTTCAGGGACTACGACGTTGGGAGTCCATGCAAAGGCCAGAAGGAAGAGTCTTTCCTACAAAAAACTTGCCTACCCAGCTGGCCCCAGAAGAAGAAGCATCTTCATGGGAGCAATGAATCAGAGCAGCAACTCAGCCCCAAGGAGACCATTGTGGTCTCTCCGGTAAGAATACAAATCACTCAGAAGTTTTCTGGTGTTTCTGTTCCATCCCGTTCCTCTGTGTGTACAGAGATCCCTCATCTGTGGTCTTTATGCCATTTGAACGATGCTCTTCAATGCCCTTGCCCTACTATAACAGAACCTCTGAGGTGGGCCACAACCCGCTGAACATTTCCCAAATTATGGAGCTGCACACTCTGATTCGCCACTAAGGGTGCAGTTGACAGAAGGGTAGGCAGGCTTCTTTGCGCTGGGGCAGGTGGTAACACCTCTTTGCCTGAGTGAGAAATGACATGTGTGACTCCCCACTTCCTCTCTCCAGCCCTTAATATGCCCCTCAACGACTCTCCAGAGAGTTGCAGGGAGCTACGCAAGAAATCTGCATCAGGTCTGCAGTGGCGAATTGCCCAAAACGGAGTGGAAGGGTCCTGCACGTCTTGAAACAGCCCAGTACACCATCAGAGCCGATCACAATCCCCAAAGATATGTTCAGAGATTTGGCTTCCTTGTCTAGATTTTCAGTATCTTGCCAGGTAGCACTGTCTGACTGCACTAGCCTTGAACCCTTGATTGTGTTGGGACAAACGTCCTTGATCAGGcacccttcagatgttcttgactTGCAAAACAAGGCAAATGTCAGTACTTTCCAGGAAAGTTGCAGACCAACACATTTGAAGGACATGAGGTTAGAAGCTTGTACATGGCCATCAATCACACCCTGCGGGTTGCTGGTTCTCAATCAGCAGATACAATATGGTCATTAAGTAGCACTCGAAACCCACTGCATTtagtctgatttcagaagctaggCAGGTTCTGGTCTGCTCAGTGCTTTGAAGGGAACCCCAGGGATTTCCAGTTAGTTTTAGGAAGCAAACCAGCCTCAGATCTTGGACAGCTGCTGCCAGTTGGAGTTGGAAATACTGAGTTAGATGGTCCAGTGACCTGGGTcagcataaggcagcttcctatgcttTCCTCTTATACTAGTACttgtatatttgtttattttcccatTGCCTTCTTTTCTGCTAAATTGTGAAGGCAATCTACAGTATGCCTGTAGACCAGTTGGACCTGAATCCAGGTACCTTGAATACTGACCCATTACTGTTTATTCTGGCCGTATCTCTCCCCGTGATCCAAAGATGGAACTTTTCAGCTCAGTTTCCTGAGgtcatttgaaaaggaaaatgaacTCGGGACTTAATGCATGACAGAGCTCTTAGCTGTGGCCTTGCT
This sequence is a window from Pogona vitticeps strain Pit_001003342236 chromosome 4, PviZW2.1, whole genome shotgun sequence. Protein-coding genes within it:
- the RBBP8NL gene encoding RBBP8 N-terminal-like protein yields the protein MATESFAGFLDKLKEIHEKEVQGLQSKLNELTNEKCRDTQRIEELFAKNHQLREQQKLLKENVKVLENRLRAGLCDRCQVTQELAKKKQHEFGKAHFQSLQLIFILTNETNKLREENRNLKEELKRLCGTEEKPRSFKGPSREGSATPDSPLPLVSVRSRKSSPKKTAGNEAEDESAQSPEQRITSPCARISPNVLQGEHALELSSQRIANQLHGTIALLRSRSSSQESDGTGKATPPLASQTPPSPQTDQSTSFEDYFRASKSDRHEIASSYERLKLATRKEQLSLLNQHFALHHLGVRNNPNSKENSFLPHLLVPREVGGRRRSQDEWEDPTALLNLPGAVMYMKDHHLENRFHLLKHQEKLHSLLTEKQLQECKARTQESSDQTPQRSSPPPPRIGKECKKERVFLEESPHEMLGKLLSFHKEDLEQAEEAEAVRDYFTDAPLDLSDSGRGRGSMKAGNCPPTFRDYDVGSPCKGQKEESFLQKTCLPSWPQKKKHLHGSNESEQQLSPKETIVVSPVSLRPELPASHPISCNATTGSETKAPLGAEQKRSDQADDGDSESTKEESESDTSGSEMMGAYEDESHPGVSMADKYCCQRAAIQRSQRKRRRGSDSWTEADSKSARSGQNGKATQDPADLQDSAKDMTSHSPAFRHSDNEET